From the Phyllopteryx taeniolatus isolate TA_2022b chromosome 16, UOR_Ptae_1.2, whole genome shotgun sequence genome, one window contains:
- the psmc3ip gene encoding homologous-pairing protein 2 homolog — MSKRDNSAAVILAYLNAKNRPYSTQDVFCNLQKQHGLGKTAVVKSMELLALEGKIKEKTYGKQKIYFADQAQFKDVNDADLKGMDSQISNLNEEMQALIQSCRQLDAELKDLNNSLTTQEMTSQITRLRDECSVCRERLDKIKSVANHVTPEEKDKVLKEHNIYVKEWRKRKRLASDMMDTILEGYPKSKKEFLEEVGVETDEDYKVVVPTV, encoded by the exons ATGAGTAAAAGGGACAACA GCGCCGCAGTCATTCTCGCCTACCTGAATGCCAAGAACCGTCCTTACAGCACCCAGGATGTCTTCTGTAACCTACAAAAACAGCACGGATTGGGCAAAACG GCGGTGGTCAAATCCATGGAGCTGCTGGCTCTGGAGGGCAAGATAAAAGAGAAAACGTATGGCAAACAGAAGATTTATTTTGCTGATCAG GCTCAGTTTAAAGATGTGAATGACGCAGACCTGAAGGGCATGGACAGTCAAATCTCAAACCTCAATGAGGAGATGCAGGCCCTCATCCAGAGCTGCAGACAGCTAGATGCAG AGCTGAAGGATCTCAACAACAGCCTGACAACACAGGAAATGACATCACAGATCACCAGGCTGAGAGACGAGTGTTCGGTATGCCGCGAGCGTCTGGACAAGATAAAGTCGGTCGCCAATCATGTCACGCCCGAGGAAAAAGACAAG gtTTTGAAAGAACACAACATTTACGTGAAAGAGTGGCGGAAGAGGAAGAGACTG GCTTCGGATATGATGGACACAATCCTGGAAGGATATCCTAAGAGCAAGAAAGAGTTCCTG GAGGAGGTTGGCGTGGAGACGGACGAAGACTACAAGGTGGTCGTTCCAACTGTGTGA
- the retreg3 gene encoding reticulophagy regulator 3 isoform X1 — MAHTRGMEDAADGADGKSSSGAAGLRSRPGSSERDARVRAAKAALQCRLGPYEPLLTYLQSVLAWERPVQCLLLYVLLNVVFWFFALTSLRLLFLLASGLASVVCVDTWRNKIWPKLRGAHMYLLFRNQDESESESWGLVQPGILSVPELCHHVAEAWVSAVVLASNVMQFKRLNPGRFCILTCCLFFSLAVIGRYVPGLVLSYSTLLATLLAPLAAYNRVFQCVFAKLEPVLQRLDFSVCGYMMSKPLDNQFLRLPLHGVISGEGSDSEEELAAFCPTFDDIVVAKELALTDSEHSDAEISYTDNGTFNLSRGQTPLTEGSEDLDKHSDAEESFAQDLPDFPSINPDATLMDDDDDTSIGLPSLALSGLQSHRASALDVDAHLDSDQEDLDAEMSLSGLPPVSDFMGDLAGDIASNMIRAALVGAMQPRRPSAQRRRPPAKVGPHRSYRKQSSSELDTDFDVEDFEMLDQSELSQMESVEEGQHRESQGSNFLSSLLGKPQ, encoded by the exons ATGGCTCACACGCGGGGTATGGAAGACGCGGCGGACGGTGCCGACGGCAAGTCGAGTTCCGGTGCCGCCGGCCTCCGAAGTCGACCGGGCTCCAGCGAGAGGGACGCTCGGGTGCGGGCGGCCAAAGCGGCGCTGCAGTGCCGGCTGGGGCCCTACGAGCCTCTGCTCACCTACCTGCAGTCGGTGCTGGCGTGGGAGAGACCCGTCCAGTGTCTGCTGCTCTACGTGCTGCTCAACGTTGTGTTCTG GTTCTTTGCACTGACGTCTCTGCGTCTGTTGTTCCTGCTGGCGTCCGGCCTGGCCTCGGTGGTCTGCGTTGACACATGGAGGAACAAGATTTGGCCGAAGCTCAGAGGTGCTCACATGTATCTACTCT TCAGAAACCAGGATGAATCCGAAAGCGAGAG CTGGGGCCTGGTGCAGCCCGGCATCCTCAGCGTACCTGAGCTGTGCCACCACGTCGCCGAGGCCTGGGTCAGCGCAGTTGTTCTTGCGTCCAACGTGATGCAGTTCAAACGACTCAACCCCGGCAGG TTTTGCATCCTGACCtgctgcctcttcttctctttgGCCGTGATCGGACGCTACGTTCCTGGCTTGGTGCTTTCCTACTCGACTT TGTTGGCAACGCTCCTGGCCCCTCTGGCGGCCTACAACAGGGTTTTTCAGTGCGTGTTTGCGAAGCTTGAGCCGGTCCTACAGCGGCTGGACTTCAGCGTTTGCGGGTACATGATGTCCAAGCCGCTCGACAACCAGT TCCTGCGCTTGCCTCTACATGGTGTCATCTCAGGTGAAGGCAGCGACAGTGAGGAGGAGCTGGCAGCCTTCTGTCCTACG TTTGACGACATCGTCGTGGCGAAGGAACTCGCTCTGACTGACTCCGAGCACTCCGACGCTGAGATTTCCTACACAGACAATGGGACATTTAACCTATCCCGGGGCCAGACGCCGCTGACCGAAGGCTCCGAGG ATCTGGACAAACACAGTGATGCCGAGGAATCTTTCGCTCAGGATCTCCCGGACTTCCCTTCCATCAACCCAGACGCCACCCTGatggacgacgacgacgacaccaGCATCGGGCTGCCCAGCTTGGCTCTGTCCGGACTGCAGAGTCACCGAGCCTCCGCACTGGACGTGGACGCTCACCTGGACTCGGACCAGGAGGACCTGGACGCCGAAATGTCCCTCAGTGGCCTGCCGCCCGTATCCGACTTCATGGGCGACCTGGCGGGTGACATTGCCAGCAACATGATCCGGGCGGCGCTGGTCGGCGCCATGCAGCCTCGACGTCCCTCCGCCCAGCGCAGGCGACCCCCCGCCAAGGTGGGCCCCCACCGCAGCTACCGGAAGCAGTCCAGCTCAGAGCTGGACACAGACTTTGACGTGGAAGACTTTGAGATGCTGGATCAGTCCGAATTGAGCCAGATGGAGTCTGTTGAAGAAGGGCAACATAGAGAGAGCCAGGGCTCTAACTTCCTATCCAGCCTGCTTGGTAaaccacagtaa
- the retreg3 gene encoding reticulophagy regulator 3 isoform X2: protein MAHTRGMEDAADGADGKSSSGAAGLRSRPGSSERDARVRAAKAALQCRLGPYEPLLTYLQSVLAWERPVQCLLLYVLLNVVFWFFALTSLRLLFLLASGLASVVCVDTWRNKIWPKLRVRNQDESESESWGLVQPGILSVPELCHHVAEAWVSAVVLASNVMQFKRLNPGRFCILTCCLFFSLAVIGRYVPGLVLSYSTLLATLLAPLAAYNRVFQCVFAKLEPVLQRLDFSVCGYMMSKPLDNQFLRLPLHGVISGEGSDSEEELAAFCPTFDDIVVAKELALTDSEHSDAEISYTDNGTFNLSRGQTPLTEGSEDLDKHSDAEESFAQDLPDFPSINPDATLMDDDDDTSIGLPSLALSGLQSHRASALDVDAHLDSDQEDLDAEMSLSGLPPVSDFMGDLAGDIASNMIRAALVGAMQPRRPSAQRRRPPAKVGPHRSYRKQSSSELDTDFDVEDFEMLDQSELSQMESVEEGQHRESQGSNFLSSLLGKPQ from the exons ATGGCTCACACGCGGGGTATGGAAGACGCGGCGGACGGTGCCGACGGCAAGTCGAGTTCCGGTGCCGCCGGCCTCCGAAGTCGACCGGGCTCCAGCGAGAGGGACGCTCGGGTGCGGGCGGCCAAAGCGGCGCTGCAGTGCCGGCTGGGGCCCTACGAGCCTCTGCTCACCTACCTGCAGTCGGTGCTGGCGTGGGAGAGACCCGTCCAGTGTCTGCTGCTCTACGTGCTGCTCAACGTTGTGTTCTG GTTCTTTGCACTGACGTCTCTGCGTCTGTTGTTCCTGCTGGCGTCCGGCCTGGCCTCGGTGGTCTGCGTTGACACATGGAGGAACAAGATTTGGCCGAAGCTCAGAG TCAGAAACCAGGATGAATCCGAAAGCGAGAG CTGGGGCCTGGTGCAGCCCGGCATCCTCAGCGTACCTGAGCTGTGCCACCACGTCGCCGAGGCCTGGGTCAGCGCAGTTGTTCTTGCGTCCAACGTGATGCAGTTCAAACGACTCAACCCCGGCAGG TTTTGCATCCTGACCtgctgcctcttcttctctttgGCCGTGATCGGACGCTACGTTCCTGGCTTGGTGCTTTCCTACTCGACTT TGTTGGCAACGCTCCTGGCCCCTCTGGCGGCCTACAACAGGGTTTTTCAGTGCGTGTTTGCGAAGCTTGAGCCGGTCCTACAGCGGCTGGACTTCAGCGTTTGCGGGTACATGATGTCCAAGCCGCTCGACAACCAGT TCCTGCGCTTGCCTCTACATGGTGTCATCTCAGGTGAAGGCAGCGACAGTGAGGAGGAGCTGGCAGCCTTCTGTCCTACG TTTGACGACATCGTCGTGGCGAAGGAACTCGCTCTGACTGACTCCGAGCACTCCGACGCTGAGATTTCCTACACAGACAATGGGACATTTAACCTATCCCGGGGCCAGACGCCGCTGACCGAAGGCTCCGAGG ATCTGGACAAACACAGTGATGCCGAGGAATCTTTCGCTCAGGATCTCCCGGACTTCCCTTCCATCAACCCAGACGCCACCCTGatggacgacgacgacgacaccaGCATCGGGCTGCCCAGCTTGGCTCTGTCCGGACTGCAGAGTCACCGAGCCTCCGCACTGGACGTGGACGCTCACCTGGACTCGGACCAGGAGGACCTGGACGCCGAAATGTCCCTCAGTGGCCTGCCGCCCGTATCCGACTTCATGGGCGACCTGGCGGGTGACATTGCCAGCAACATGATCCGGGCGGCGCTGGTCGGCGCCATGCAGCCTCGACGTCCCTCCGCCCAGCGCAGGCGACCCCCCGCCAAGGTGGGCCCCCACCGCAGCTACCGGAAGCAGTCCAGCTCAGAGCTGGACACAGACTTTGACGTGGAAGACTTTGAGATGCTGGATCAGTCCGAATTGAGCCAGATGGAGTCTGTTGAAGAAGGGCAACATAGAGAGAGCCAGGGCTCTAACTTCCTATCCAGCCTGCTTGGTAaaccacagtaa
- the tubg1 gene encoding tubulin gamma-1 chain: MPREIITLQLGQCGNQIGFEFWKQLCAEHGISPEGIVEEFATEGTDRKDVFFYQADDEHYIPRAVLLDLEPRVIHSILNSPYANLYNPENIYLSEDGGGAGNNWASGYSQGKKIQEDIFDIIDREADGSDSLEGFVLCHSIAGGTGSGLGSYLLEKLNDRYPKKLVQTYSVFPNQDEMSDVVVQPYNSLLTLKRLTQNADCVVVLDNTALNRIATDRLHIQNPSFSQINQLVSTIMSASTTTLRYPGYMNNDLIGLIASLIPTPRLHFLMTGYTPLTTDQSVASVRKTTVLDVMRRLLQPKNVMVSTGRERQPSHCYIAILNIIQGEVDPTQVHKSLQRIRERKLASFIPWGPASIQVALSRKSPYLPSAHRVSGLMMANHTSISSLFERTCRQYDKLRKREAFLEQFRKEDIFKDNFDELDNSREVVQQLVDEYSAATRPDYISWGTQEQ, encoded by the exons ATGCCTCGGGAAATCATAACGCTACAACTGGGACAGTGCGGTAACCAAA TCGGCTTTGAGTTTTGGAAGCAGCTGTGTGCAGAGCATGGCATCAGTCCAGAGGGCATCGTCGAGGAGTTTGCCACCGAAGGTACCGACAGAAAGGACGTTTTCTTCTACCAG GCCGACGATGAGCACTACATCCCCCGTGCGGTCCTCCTGGATCTGGAGCCTCGCGTGATCCACTCCATCCTCAACTCTCCTTACGCCAACCTGTACAACCCCGAGAATATCTACCTGTCCGAGGACGGCGGAGGAGCCGGGAACAACTGGGCCAGCGGATACTCGCAG gggaaaaaaatccaagagGATATTTTCGACATCATTGACCGCGAGGCAGATGGGAGCGACAGTCTGGAG GGTTTCGTCCTATGTCATTCCATCGCTGGCGGTACGGGTTCCGGTCTGGGATCCTACCTGCTGGAGAAGCTAAACGACAG GTACCCAAAGAAGCTGGTGCAGACCTACTCGGTCTTCCCTAACCAGGACGAAATGAGCGACGTGGTGGTGCAGCCGTACAACTCGCTGCTGACCCTCAAGAGGCTCACGCAGAATGCCGACTGCGTG GTGGTGCTGGACAATACGGCGCTGAATCGCATCGCCACAGACCGGCTGCACATCCAGAACCCTTCCTTCTCACAGATCAACCAGCTG GTGTCCACCATCATGTCGGCGAGCACCACCACCCTACGCTACCCGGGATACATGAACAACGACCTCATCGGCCTCATCGCCTCGCTCATCCCCACGCCGCGCCTCCACTTCCTGATGACTGGTTACACGCCGCTCACCACCGACCAGTCG GTCGCCAGCGTGAGGAAGACCACTGTGCTGGACGTGATGAGGAGGCTCCTGCAGCCCAAGAATGTGATGGTGTCCACGGGCAGAGAGCGTCAGCCCAGCCATTGTTACATCGCAATCCTCAACATCATCCAGGGAGAGGTGGACCCCACTCAG GTGCACAAAAGCCTCCAGAGGATCCGGGAGCGTAAACTGGCCAGTTTCATCCCCTGGGGTCCCGCCAGCATCCAAGTGGCGCTGTCCAGGAAGTCGCCGTACCTGCCGTCAGCCCACCGGGTCAGCGGCCTCATGATGGCCAATCACACCAGCATCTCCTCT CTGTTCGAGCGGACGTGCCGGCAGTACGACAAGCTGCGCAAGCGCGAGGCCTTCCTGGAGCAGTTCCGCAAGGAGGACATCTTTAAGGACAACTTCGACGAGCTGGACAACTCGCGCGAGGTGGTGCAGCAGCTCGTGGACGAGTACAGCGCCGCCACCAGGCCCGACTACATCTCCTGGGGAACACAGGAGCAGTGA